From a single Lolium rigidum isolate FL_2022 chromosome 7, APGP_CSIRO_Lrig_0.1, whole genome shotgun sequence genomic region:
- the LOC124673478 gene encoding uncharacterized protein LOC124673478, which yields MGPSRRKRSRRCPDSSLVTGGRFSTQTPSVFLSRRTRRPCEVLHMKGVRPSTPRIAIWMLSQVEKFRKRPYWRAWIMVQRYGWNRRSRASPCRSAVHRRHALQAAGAEAYVVGEHALRDHRRRPARQARPVPPARGHKLRRARHDYNRDTDERIALRRIEILPARVAGASSPSSEGASTAVLHGSDGSTAKARDYGGTNGTVSGTARSTSIETTVERIIFDFRFLALLAVAGSLAGSLLCFLNGCVYIKEAYICYWTSCVKGVHTGQMVLKVVEAIDVYLAGTVMLIFGMGLYGLFISNASNDLPSGSDRALQGSSLFGMFALKERPKWMKITSLDELKTKVGHVIVMILLVKMFERSKMVKITTGLDLLSYSVCIFLSSASLYILHNLHRPEHEESVMPNL from the exons ATGGGGCCATCTCGGCGAAAAAGATCCCGCAGGTGTCCGGACAGCAGCCTTGTCACCGGCGGGAGATTCAGTACCCAAACGCCATCGGTGTTCCTGTCTAGGAGGACAAGAAGGCCCTGCGAGGTACTACACATGAAGGGTGTGCGGCCGTCCACCCCTCGGATTGCCATCTGGATGCTTTCGCAAGTGGAGAAATTCAGGAAGCGGCCTTACTGGCGTGCGTGGATCATGGTCCAGCGATACGGGTGGAACCGGCGGTCCAGGGCGTCGCCGTGCAGGTCCGCGGTGCATCGCCGCCACGCGCTGCAGGCGGCCGGCGCGGAAGCGTATGTAGTCGGCGAGCACGCGCTCCGGGATCACCGTCGCCGGCCCGCACGCCAGGCTCGCCCAGTTCCTCCGGCGCGTGGCCACAAACTCCGTCGAGCCAGGCACGATTATAACAGAGATACAGATGAGAGGATTGCACTTAGGCGGATCGAGATCTTACCAGCTAGAGTGGCCG GAGCCTCCTCGCCGTCCAGCGAAGGAGCTTCCACGGCGGTGCTGCATGGCTCGGACGGATCCACTGCCAAGGCGCGCGATTACGGCGGGACCAACGGCACCGTCTCCGGCACCGCCAGGTCCACCTCCATCGAGACCACTGTGGAGAGG ATCATCTTCGATTTCCGGTTTCTGGCTCTTCTCGCGGTCGCCGGGTCGCTGGCCGGctccctcctctgcttccttaat GGTTGTGTGTACATAAAAGAGGCGTACATTTGCTACTGGACGAGCTGCGTCAAAGGTGTTCATACAGGGCAGATGGTCCTCAAAGTCGTCGAGGCCATTG ATGTGTATCTTGCTGGCACAGTCATGCTCATCTTTGGCATGGGTTTGTACGGGCTGTTCATCAGCAACGCGTCTAACGATTTACCTTCTGGATCGGATCGGGCTCTTCAGGGATCATCACTCTTTGGAATGTTCGCTCTCAAG GAGAGACCCAAGTGGATGAAGATCACCTCCCTGGACGAGCTCAAGACGAAAGTCGGGCACGTCATCGTCATGATCCTGCTGGTGAAAATGTTCgagaggagcaagatggtgaagaTCACGACGGGGCTGGACCTGCTCAGCTACTCCGTCTGCATCTTCCTCTCCTCGGCGTCCCTCTACATCCTGCACAACCTCCATCGGCCCGAGCACGAGGAGTCGGTCATGCCCAACTTGTAG
- the LOC124672651 gene encoding uncharacterized protein LOC124672651 encodes MALLLLHGCLAPVRAAAAPAFRRPETTGQLRYRRSSRFVPVASAAASSPSSDGASAAVLHGSDGSTAKARDYGGTNGAVSGTARSTSIETTVERVIFDFRFLALLAVAGSLAGSLLCFLNGCVYIKEAYICYWTSCVKGVHTGQMVLKVVEAIDVYLAGTVMLIFGMGLYGLFISNASNDLPSGSDRALQGSSLFGMFALKERPKWMKITSLDELKTKVGHVIVMILLVKMFERSKMVKITTGLDLLSYSVCIFLSSASLYILHNLHRPEHEESVMPNL; translated from the exons ATGGCTCTCCTGCTGCTGCACGGCTGCCTCGCgcccgtccgcgccgccgccgccccggcgttcCGGCGACCGGAGACGACGGGCCAGCTTCGTTACCGGCGGTCGTCTCGGTTCGTGCCGGTtgcctcggccgccgcctcctcgccgtccagcGACGGCGCTTCCGCGGCGGTGCTGCATGGCTCGGACGGATCCACTGCCAAGGCGCGCGACTACGGCGGGACCAACGGCGCCGTTTCCGGCACCGCCAGGTCCACCTCCATCGAGACCACTGTGGAGAGG GTCATCTTCGATTTCCGGTTTCTGGCTCTTCTCGCGGTCGCCGGATCGCTAGCCGGCTCCCTCCTCTGCTTCCTCAAT GGTTGTGTGTACATAAAAGAGGCGTACATTTGCTACTGGACGAGCTGCGTCAAAGGTGTTCATACAGGGCAGATGGTCCTCAAAGTCGTCGAGGCCATTG ATGTGTATCTTGCTGGCACAGTCATGCTCATCTTTGGCATGGGTTTGTACGGGCTGTTCATCAGCAACGCGTCTAACGATTTACCTTCTGGATCGGATCGGGCTCTTCAGGGATCATCACTCTTTGGAATGTTCGCTCTCAAG GAGAGACCCAAGTGGATGAAGATCACCTCCCTGGACGAGCTCAAGACGAAAGTGGGGCACGTCATCGTCATGATCCTGCTCGTGAAAATGTTCgagaggagcaagatggtgaagaTCACGACGGGGCTGGATCTGCTCAGCTACTCTGTTTGCATCTTTCTCTCCTCGGCTTCCCTCTACATCCTGCACAACCTCCACCGGCCCGAGCACGAGGAGTCGGTCATGCCCAACTTGTAG